The DNA sequence CGCCCGGCCCCTAACAGTTACCAAGCTCAGGTACGTCTCATGAGATGCCATATTGCGATAGCTTCACTGATCATTGTAAACCAGGAGCCATGGTCTGCCCCGATTATGTCCATCTTGCGTTTCTTTGCAGGTATCACTGAAAGTTTAAGCAAAGCGCAAGCTGTGGGATTCCTGCTGCACATTTTGAGTCCTGTATACAGGATTCTGGATGAAGGCGGGGATTTAGGACAAGTTGATGAGAAGCAAGTCGGTACGTGAAATTTCAATATGTTCCAATGCAATAGGCTAATACATTAGGCATAGATGGTTTGCGAGCTCTCGCAACGCAAATTCGCGATTTTGTTCAAGAAAAGACTGGCACTACAGCCTTCTCTCGAAAATGGGAGAAACTGCGACAGGCTACACAGGCCAAGAGATTGGAACGTCGTGAGGAGCGTGTCAGATTGGCTGTAACCAACCCGGAGAAGTACGCAGAGAGGAAAGGCAAGAAGGTCGAGAGGGccaaagaaggaaagaagaggaagaacgTTGCATTTGCGTGAGTCACTAAATAAATTGTGTGCATCAAACCCAGTACTGACAGTAGAGCTGTAGTGAGGGTAGAAAAACTGCTGGGGCGAAGAAAAGGAGACAATGAGAAGCCCATATGTGAATGATGTAGAATATAGATACCCAGCACTCGATATCTTGTACTAGTTTTTGGTAACATTAGGTCATGCATTTCCGGTCTATAAGAGCGAAGTACGATTAAAACTTAGGTGGCTACAGTGATCAAGGCTTGGTCAGTCAGCCAGGACGTCGGCTCTTAACCGACAGAGAAGTAAACATGGGAAGGCTATCAGCTGGGGCTCTAGCCGAAATCACGAATGGAACATCATTAGAATTAGATCGATAATAATGGAAGAGAGAAACATGAGTTGACGCGTGTATTGCGCGACAATACAGTGAGGCGTGTAGCCGGCCATCTAGACCAGTGGTCAATCTAAAGCTCAGTTCTAACGAGGACCTTCGTTTGGGTGATAAGCTCGCCTGAGATGACGGAATTTCTTGAGTGAAATAAGGGAAAGGACCTCTGGCGGCGAAAAATAAGAGTAGTTGATAAGTACGATTTCGTGGATCGCAATAAATATGAGTCGGCTTACCTTTCTTGATATGTTCTCCCAGTTCAAGTTGCTTCTTCAAAGCTTCGGGGTCAGTGACCTTTGCATTTTCTGCATTTTTCAATCAGCCTTTGGGCAGTAGACTGCTGGAAGAATCAATGACATACTCTCAAAGGCCCTTCGTAGACGCTTGTTGAAGTCATAGGCAGGATCAGGGCTAGAGTGGGGTCAGCAAGATGAAATCTTTTTACTTCATTTAAAAGCTTAGGAGACAAATTGAATGATACTAAGCCTGCTGAGTTATACTTACTAATCACGTCCAAGTCGGTGCAGCTACGGTCGGACACATCAGCTTTAAACCAACATCATATACTGCCCACAAAGTCATTATTGGACTGACCTCTTTGTAAAGTTTAATAGCTTGTAGCCTCAATGGAAGCTCTTGAGCGGGCTTCTGAGGTGGCTGCTCTAAGACAGATGCGTAGCCTCGTCGAGCTTGTTGACGAACGGTGCCGGTAAGTGGGCGCAAAAAAGGGATGGGCATGGTGGCTTTCTCGGAATTTTCTTTGATTGAAAAGTTGCGTACAGCTGCGCAAGTAGTTGGGGGACCTTTGCCGGATTTCCGAGCAGGAGGAGGCCAATTATACGATGTGCTATATTATCTGCCAAGGGATGAGCTGAGAAACTTGGCAACAAAATCGAGTTAAAGATGTTTTCGGACGTTCGAATGTTGCGTCACTTGTTATCGGTGAATACTCCGCAAAGCCGGCCCGACTTTTACAAGTTAATTTATTTAATCCCTCCCTTAGTGTTGTTTtcaaaaagaaaaaagcCATTTTTTGGAATCGGACATGTCCGCGATCGGGCTGGCGTCTTGCTTGCTCATCATCCATATTTCGTCGACAATTTCAACACTTCCGTGACAGATATACCATCTCTCATTGACAAACACTTTCCCTCGACTTAGACCTTTCACTTCGACTCCTCATTTACCACTAGCTTTTACTCCTGTTCAAAATGGCTTCCCTTGTTGCTAACTCGCAAGTACATCATCGGGCAATATAAAGCTTTCCATTAATCGTTCCCGAACAGCTCCGAAATTTCCTCTCCCGCCACCGCTCTTCCTCGATCAacctcatcttcctcagATGCTACAGTCAAGGAAGTGAACCCCTTGAATCCCAACAACTTGAAGCCGTGCGTTCAAACTTTTTTCCCTGAAATGAACATGCTGACGTTCAACTCTTAATGTGTAGATGTTGCGCCTGCCCCGAGACCAAGCAAGCTAGGGATGACTGCTTCATCAGATCTGCACCTGGAGAGGGCGAAACGAACTGCAGGGAATTTATCGAGGCCCACAAGGCTTGTATGAGGGGTTACGGCTTTAAGGTTTAAATCACCTTTTATCACCTTTTGGGTTCTAGATTGCGCAGAAAAAGATACATAGGTCTGAGGCCTGATGTAGACGGGGTGCATGTAGATGAGAGAACTAATGGTTGTACGCATGCATATTCACTTCTCATGTGACACTGTCAACAGTGCAAACAAATGGGCGAAATTCGGCAAGCAATGAAGCTCACTATCATGGCCGATTCTGGCGCACTCGAATTGTCGCAACATCCCAGCCGCCGCCACGCCGGATTTTCCATCGCCAAGCGTACCAAAGCATGGCAGGGCCAATGAAATTGACCAGAAAAAGAATCAGCAGGAACACTAGAATTGGTGTTGACGGAAGGTACCCGAGGTAAATGCCAgaaaagatggaaggaCTCGCAGGAAAAAGCGATAAAGCGAGTGTCATTGTTGATAGAGTCAATACGAATGAGAATCCTCTACCAGCCTCCTGGTAAGAATTCAGTTTCCGCCTCTCGAAAGATAAGTTGGCAATATAACTTACGCGTACACTTTTTGTTATGACTGGCCAGCCAGCAAATAGCAACACGGCAAGCAGGACCAAGGAAAAGACATGAGCCGTTGAGGGTAGACGAGAAGCAAGTACGACGGATGCTGAAAGCGCCGAGGTCAGTGACAGCGACGATGTCAAGCTGCTTTTAATGTCAGTGTGGCTCAGGTCTAAGAGCATCATGATATATACCTTTTCTCCTCTCCAATTTCCCTCCAGCCCACACTACCACGTCGCTTTCTCAACCTTTCTCGTCTCCTCAAAACCCTCACATCTTCTCCTGTCCTGAAATCCACCAGCAAGAGATGCACAAACCCGAGGCCGCCGGCTAAAGGCCAGATTGAATCTGAAGTTGTCGCGGACGTCAAGGTTCCCAGCACgggggaaagaagggaaagaaggagaggaggtaGTATAAGCGTGCGAAGTGGAGTCGGTGTGGGTATCAATGGATCTGCTGTACTATCAGCACTAATCActgcaaagaagaaaaaaacTATGAACCTGGAGGCTCTTTGGGACCCCATCTACCCCAACCCCACGTCCATATTGCCCATCCGCTAATGCCGCTCAGTACGCATCCGCAGCCCACAGCTTCTGGAGTGACTCTTCCTTCCAAAAGCGCGGCAAATATTGCGAGGAATATGGCAATACTAGAGATATGCTGTGAAATGGGGAGGCATGCTAACAGCAGGGCGTGAAAAGGCGGCCGTCGGCGGGGTGCTACCGTGGGTTTCAGTTGTGCAGTCTCGAGGTTTCGTCATAAAAAGCTCACGTATATCATTAAGTGCTGATAAAAAGTCAGGAGGAACGTAGTTGTCAGGATAAGGCTGGCTTCTCCACAAGACTTTTTCCCATTTGGGCAGAGGTTTCCGGTCTTTTTGTAACGAAGGTGTCAAGGGCTGCTTGGGGGAAGGAGGGGACATGACATTGTGGTGCTGGTGCCAGAGATTGCAGCCGTGCTTGTGTCTAATATCTGTCCCAGCCTGGGTATATCCAGCAGGCTAGGTCGATTGTCCTTATATACGGTCCGTTTATAGTCGGGATGTCTCGTTGGCCCATATCCGTTTTCACCGTCGCGCTGGTCAGACAAGAAAGTGATGACGGGGAAGATCCGAGCTCTCCGAGTTAGAATACCAATCTCAAAGGGTTATTACGCTGGGGATTTCTGTCGGCCTTCCCTATATGCACACATTGAAATACATTCCTCTGTGTATAACAATAGCAAAACGGTTGTATTGATCCCTGATCAGATAGCAAAATGCCATCCCAAAAGTTTACGGAATACCTCCTTAACAAATACGTATGTCCATTCGTCTTTTTCTCCCTCATAGCGACGAGACTGACTCGAGGTATTCATTTATCTGTAGGCTGATGACTTCAAAGCGGCCACCACCCATCCATTCTTGGAGCAAGCTGGGAAAGGTGTCATTGGCCCCAAGTCTCTCAGAGCCTGGCTTAAGCAGGATTACCTGTATGCCTACGTAGGATACATCAAGGTATGTTTGCGCTGAACAGATCAGAAAGGAAGTCAACTGATCATGCATTGTCTGTCCTGATATCGTAGTTTGCATCTTCCGTTTTATCCCATCTACACATCCCTACCCCTCTTTCCACCCCCTCACCCAACACATCCAAAGCCATCTCGGTCCTCACATTCTCACTCGCCAACGTGAAACGCGAGACAGACTTCTTTGTATCTACTGCCAAGGCCCATGGTCTGGATGTTTTCTCTCCGGATGCGAACGATGGGGCCGAAGGTGGCTTGTTGGGCGAGTACAATGAAATAACACGAGCGTATGTGGACTTTTTACATGCAGTTGGTGGGGTGGGCGCTGTCGAGGAAGGCCTTGTGCTGCTTTGGGCAATGGAGATTGTGAGTTTAGTGAAAGATTGCTTGTACGGTCCGTCCGTTAAGACAGCCACCACAGGCCTATTTAACCGCCTGGAGAAACGCCAAATCTTTGCGACCTGAAACTCTTACCTCTGCCGATCCCTCGAGTCTTTCTCAAACACAGCAAGCATTACTGAAATTCGTTGACAACTGGACATCCGACGAGTTTGTCGAGTTTGTGACTGATTGTGCCGACATTGTCGATGGAGCTGGTATCGAAATTGGAAGCGCTCTTGCAGAACGTTGTGAGACGGTCAGTTTAAATTTCCATTCCGTGATACGGCCACTGATCAGAGCTTGCAGGTGTTCAAGAGGACCCTTTGGCTTGAACAACGTTTCTGGCCTTCTGTATAGACTTCTGGGTAGTAAATAGACATGCAGGTACGGCAATGAATCCCCAATGAGCAGCATGCAACAAATTATGCATCCCGTACGACATGCTGTACAAATTTCAACACTTGTCGGAACGGCGAAGAAGATATTATAGTCGAGAAGTGTATTGATGGTGGGGAAGGGTGGTGTCAGGCCATAGTTGGTCGAAGGCGATGGGTCGAGTTGAGACAGGAGGCGAGAACGATAGTCTGTTTAGAAGTCATCGATCTTGGGCTTGTTTTCCTTGGAGGCAGGGCTGGCTTGGCTCGCGAGCTGACTAAGTTGACTGGCAAGGTGTACGGGTTTACCCCTGGATCGAATCATCCCATATTAGCTCTGCGAATTGTGAATTGGTggggaaaaaaaaagagaaacTCACTTCTGGAAGTGCCTTTGCTTAGAGCTGTTCAACTTTGCAGAGATGGGTGAAAGGACATCTGAAGGAGAAACGATAGAACTACAAGCATGTCTTGTCAGTCAACGACCAAACACGCACATTACAGCTTATCACAAGCGAAATCGCACGCACCCGGGCTTAACGACACCACGGCCAGCAGCACCTAGAAGacccttcttctgcaaGAAGCTAGGCTGAGCGGCGGAGGGAGGAACGGTGTTTTGAGCTGTTATGAGAGTGGCAAGAGGTTTGGAACAAACATCGGCCTGAGAGTGAGTCGGGGCTCATGGAGTGCTTTTAAAAGCTACTCACCGTTCGATTGCTGAAGAGGAGCGGACATTATTGCAACTTACTGGCTGTTGATGATGGTGTAAAGTAGAAATGCGAACAACGTCGATGGAGTAGTAATAATAGTAGATTGTAGATGGACGAAGGATGGCGAATTGCTGCAGACGAAAAAGGAAGGCGCGCCCAAACAACAAACATTCTTATATGGGAGAATGGAATAAGTTGCCCTCTGGGGAGATACCCACAAGTCCGCACCGTGCCGTGGTGGAGGCCGGCTACCAAGTTAACTTAAGTTGTAACGTATATAACTATTTATGAAATGCCACCCTCGCTCAACTGTTCAGCCTACGAAAGCATAGCAGGATACATGAAGGAAGGAAACGCCTCCGACTCGGCGGAGGCAGGCCCCTCAAGACCTTCCTACAACCCTCGCAGATCATGGTCAGCAGGTGAAGTGGAGACAACTATCCCAGTGTCTTTTGGAGATGCCAATGGCAAGGTAAGACACGTCGTCTCAATATCATTTTTGATCGACATTAACAGTATGCTAGCGGAAAGGTTCTGCCCAAGATTCCCTCTCAACATCACATTCACATTCCCAATCTCATGTCTCGCCTTCAGCCACTCCGCGACGTAAACCTCATCTAGCTATCGATCTTCCTTTACACACGTCTGCTTCGGAAATATTCATCCCACTTGTTTCCCCCAACCATGAGCAATCACCCGAGGATAAGCTGAGCACTTACTCAAGCTTACCGCCATCCCCTAGAACTGAATTCCTAAGTACACCTAAAAGAAAGGCTCTCGATCGAGATGAACTAGATGAAATATTGGATCAGCTTGGAAACACAAGTTCGCGAAGCGACGCTGATTACGATGTTGATGGGGGCGATGAAACGGATGTCGAGGAATGGTGGCCTGCTAGATCGAGAAGACCGACAATAGGCGAAGAAGACCGGCCTGACCAGGGATATAGGTCTACCTCTGAGCTGATGTCTCCCAGCTCTCCGATCTCTGCCACCACAGCGGAACATGATAGTCTTACGGGCGCTGAGGGAAAAGAGAGCTCCGGGGAGATATCGGGTATATGGGAATTGTTGAAGGATGAAATGGGTGCAGAGGATTGGGAAGGGTGGATCGCTGATGGAAAATGGTCTGTACACTGCTACCTTGTCTTACTGCTTGTTTCTTCCACTGATCATTCACATAGGGAACGAATCGCCAACTTCCTCGCGGTTCCTTTGGCTGTAGAGAAAACGACTCTTTTTGGAGCCCTTCTATGCTTAGACGGTTTCCTGTATAATTTTACCGTTCTTCCTATTCGGTCTACCTTTGCCCTTGTGCGAATTTTATCAAACTTTTCTCGCAATCGAGCATGGTGGCCGGTGCCAATCGCTCATCTCAACTCCATCCTAAGGATGCTCCTCCTCATGATACCCACTGGTGTGCTGCTAGTTAGTACAGACGCTAGTAAAATGTATCATACCGTAAGAGGCCAGGACACTATCAAGCTCTATGTCATCTTTAATGCCTTGGAGGTAAGTCAGATATATCTGTACGACAAGATGTTATATGCTAAAACAAGCACAGATCGGCGATAGGCTTTGTGGCGCCTTTGGACAAGATGTTTTAGATACTTTGTTTGCAAGAGAGACCCTCTCACCCAGTGTGAGGAAACGAGGAAAGGGCCGTAAGCGGCAGCAGGCCAGGCCGGTATTCTTTTTTGCTCTGTCATTGGGCTACGTCTGTAAGTTTCATCACTGATCTTAACAAGAGACAAGACTTGATGATGTACAGTGACGCACTCTCTCATTTTCTTTTACATGCTTGTGTCGCTCAACGTTGCTATTAATTCTTACGATTATACGCTGTTGTCGCTCCTGATAAGTAATCAGTTTGTCGAAATCAAAGGCTGTAAGTATTCACACCCAACCGGCGACATCCAGCGCTCATTTTTAACTTGTATAGCTGTGTTTAAGAAATTCGAAAAAGAGAATCTCTTTCAGATCATGTGTGC is a window from the Cryptococcus gattii WM276 chromosome L, complete sequence genome containing:
- a CDS encoding uncharacterized protein (Similar to SGTC gene model, INSD accession EAL17708.1) → MSAPLQQSNAQNTVPPSAAQPSFLQKKGLLGAAGRGVVKPGSIVSPSDVLSPISAKLNSSKQRHFQKGKPVHLASQLSQLASQASPASKENKPKIDDF
- a CDS encoding uncharacterized protein (Similar to TIGR gene model, INSD accession AAW45087.1), whose protein sequence is MASLVANSSEISSPATALPRSTSSSSDATVKEVNPLNPNNLKPCCACPETKQARDDCFIRSAPGEGETNCREFIEAHKACMRGYGFKV
- a CDS encoding uncharacterized protein (Similar to TIGR gene model, INSD accession AAW45257.1), producing the protein MSPPSPKQPLTPSLQKDRKPLPKWEKVLWRSQPYPDNYVPPDFLSALNDIPPRRRPPFHALLLACLPISQHISSIAIFLAIFAALLEGRVTPEAVGCGCVLSGISGWAIWTWGWGRWGPKEPPDPLIPTPTPLRTLILPPLLLSLLSPVLGTLTSATTSDSIWPLAGGLGFVHLLLVDFRTGEDVRVLRRRERLRKRRGSVGWREIGEEKSLTSSLSLTSALSASVVLASRLPSTAHVFSLVLLAVLLFAGWPVITKSVREAGRGFSFVLTLSTMTLALSLFPASPSIFSGIYLGYLPSTPILVFLLILFLVNFIGPAMLWYAWRWKIRRGGGWDVATIRVRQNRP
- a CDS encoding uncharacterized protein (Similar to SGTC gene model, INSD accession EAL17709.1) — encoded protein: MKEGNASDSAEAGPSRPSYNPRRSWSAGEVETTIPVSFGDANGKRKGSAQDSLSTSHSHSQSHVSPSATPRRKPHLAIDLPLHTSASEIFIPLVSPNHEQSPEDKLSTYSSLPPSPRTEFLSTPKRKALDRDELDEILDQLGNTSSRSDADYDVDGGDETDVEEWWPARSRRPTIGEEDRPDQGYRSTSELMSPSSPISATTAEHDSLTGAEGKESSGEISGIWELLKDEMGAEDWEGWIADGKWERIANFLAVPLAVEKTTLFGALLCLDGFLYNFTVLPIRSTFALVRILSNFSRNRAWWPVPIAHLNSILRMLLLMIPTGVLLVSTDASKMYHTVRGQDTIKLYVIFNALEIGDRLCGAFGQDVLDTLFARETLSPSVRKRGKGRKRQQARPVFFFALSLGYVLTHSLIFFYMLVSLNVAINSYDYTLLSLLISNQFVEIKGSVFKKFEKENLFQIMCADIVERFQLSLMLAVIAIRNMIEMSGSEIAFLPKSFMKGKSLVDSILSPVLFVIMSEMVVDWMKHAFISKFNHVRASVYERFTDVLAKDVLLAGSITSSSSRRHRDGKSRNHRILLDQSPLVARRLGFASIPLACLVLRISWQAIGMLTMSHSHPEESEFGDGAEEGLWGMVWWGLKVASWIGVGICSWGCLVFLKIILGLSLLGFSAMRQEGMDEREAEDSVNDYGRSAVGESKEETEYNRQTREYLSKTADDLPEYPSLSSSILQEGVPLPDTKVPRKNSGAQGESDKGRDKGVPKTDGMKKGKKWKLEEVERWTMVKRIW
- a CDS encoding uncharacterized protein (Similar to SGTC gene model, INSD accession EAL17704.1), coding for MPIPFLRPLTGTVRQQARRGYASVLEQPPQKPAQELPLRLQAIKLYKELHRLGRDYPDPAYDFNKRLRRAFEKNAKVTDPEALKKQLELGEHIKKEVLSLISLKKFRHLRRAYHPNEGPR
- a CDS encoding Hypothetical Protein (Similar to TIGR gene model, INSD accession AAW45088.1), producing MPSQKFTEYLLNKYADDFKAATTHPFLEQAGKGVIGPKSLRAWLKQDYLYAYVGYIKFASSVLSHLHIPTPLSTPSPNTSKAISVLTFSLANVKRETDFFVSTAKAHGLDVFSPDANDGAEGGLLGEYNEITRAYVDFLHAVGGVGAVEEGLVLLWAMEIAYLTAWRNAKSLRPETLTSADPSSLSQTQQALLKFVDNWTSDEFVEFVTDCADIVDGAGIEIGSALAERCETVFKRTLWLEQRFWPSV